A stretch of the Neodiprion lecontei isolate iyNeoLeco1 chromosome 4, iyNeoLeco1.1, whole genome shotgun sequence genome encodes the following:
- the LOC107220627 gene encoding uncharacterized protein LOC107220627, translating into MHVVYCGIKSKARYRLIAQIRNTFRYASNTGHFTMEEPEMKNKRVVITWMTILILCSTGFFGAAIVREEDSVPVWAPVNLKISPYYEINMILQFAGQFWIGSLSGCFGIFYFSVVALVKAQFDMLLCSLEHVGPLAVLKTKMRVQDGHEETPIQTTSKGYTSDAGNNGTKISDKCQCCTEEFKRFFKAFEKRRCEKVLSPFEERVYEEELEAALQDCIVHHQSILRLKDALQNYFGTVLLLRFFLVTLIICFVIYSLSKLTVSADFSPTDMRFLSLLEYYVACCGDLFISSYIPDSLLRTSALIPSVAFETLPWHGGSVTEKFFSSMKIFQLGTRKPMSVRTIFYVVSLDIVGNVLRASFSFYTMLRKVQNNSTNKQ; encoded by the exons ATGCACGTCGTTTACTGCGGGATTAAAAGCAAAGCTAGATATCGTTTGATCGCACAAATTCGGAACACCTTCAGATATGCCTCGAATACAG GTCATTTCACGATGGAAGAACCAGAGATGAAGAACAAGCGAGTCGTTATTACGTGGATGACGATATTGATCCTATGTTCGACCGGTTTTTTCGGTGCGGCGATAGTCCGAGAAGAGGATTCGGTTCCTGTTTGGGCGCCAGTGAATCTCAAAATTAGTCCTTACTACGAAATCAACATGATCCTGCAGTTTGCAGGACAGTTTTGGATCGGTTCACTGAGTGGATGTTTtggtattttctattttagcGTCGTAGCGTTAGTCAAAGCTCAATTTGACATGCTTTTATGTTCACTGGAGCACGTGGGTCCTCTTGCTGttctgaaaacgaaaatgagAGTTCAGGATGGGCACGAGGAGACACCTATCCAAACTACCTCGAAGGGTTACACCTCGGATGCAGGAAATAACGGAACGAAAATTTCTGATAAATGTCAGTGTTGTACAGAAGAGTTTAAACG GTTCTTCAAAGCCTTTGAGAAACGACGGTGTGAGAAAGTTCTCTCGCCCTTTGAAGAACGAGTTTACGAGGAAGAACTTGAGGCTGCGTTACAAGATTGTATTGTTCACCATCAAAGTATTTTGAGACTAAAAGACGCCTTGCAGAATTATTTTGGCACCGTTCTACTCCTTAGATTTTTTCTCGTCACATTGATAATATGCTTTGTCATATACAGTCTGAGTAAG CTGACTGTAAGTGCGGACTTCAGCCCAACCGATATGAGATTTCTCAGCCTACTGGAATACTACGTAGCTTGCTGCGGAGACTTGTTCATATCTTCTTACATTCCCGATAGCCTTTTACGCACG AGCGCCCTGATTCCCAGCGTCGCATTCGAAACCCTGCCCTGGCACGGGGGTAGCGTTACAGAAAAGTTCTTCTCAAGTATGAAGATATTTCAACTCGGTACAAGGAAACCGATGAGCGTGCGGACGATATTTTACGTTGTATCTCTTGACATAGTGGGAAAT GTGCTCCGAGCTAGTTTCTCCTTCTACACAATGCTGCGCAAGGTACAAAACAATTCAACAAATAAACAATAG